One window of Candidatus Methylocalor cossyra genomic DNA carries:
- a CDS encoding histidine phosphatase family protein: MITDERITTLIDLMRHGESVGGSRYRGQMDDPLSDTGWAQMRAAIGGARPWDVIFSSPLSRCFDFAEELSARSGIPLEVDERLKEIGFGVWQGKTREEITQYDPGLLQRFYRDPLTHRPDGAEGLAEFRTRIVSAWNDILARHAGRHILIVCHAGTIRMVLSHILEIPLANLFRIKVGHARITRIECAEQGEEFLGQLVFHGGTL, encoded by the coding sequence GTGATCACCGACGAGCGGATCACCACCCTCATCGACCTCATGCGCCACGGGGAATCCGTGGGCGGCAGCCGTTACCGCGGGCAGATGGACGACCCCCTGAGCGACACCGGCTGGGCGCAGATGCGGGCGGCCATAGGCGGCGCCCGCCCCTGGGATGTCATCTTCAGTTCACCCCTGTCCCGGTGCTTCGATTTCGCCGAGGAGCTGAGCGCGCGCAGCGGGATCCCGCTGGAGGTCGACGAGCGGCTCAAGGAGATCGGGTTCGGTGTCTGGCAGGGCAAGACCCGGGAGGAGATCACCCAGTACGATCCCGGCCTGTTGCAGCGCTTCTACCGCGACCCCCTGACCCACCGCCCCGACGGCGCCGAAGGGCTCGCCGAGTTCCGCACCCGCATCGTCTCGGCCTGGAACGACATCCTGGCCCGCCATGCCGGCCGGCATATCCTGATCGTTTGCCACGCCGGCACCATTCGTATGGTGCTGTCCCACATCCTGGAAATCCCGCTGGCCAATCTGTTCCGCATCAAGGTCGGCCATGCCCGCATCACCCGGATCGAGTGCGCGGAACAGGGCGAGGAATTCCTCGGCCAGCTGGTGTTCCACGGCGGGACGTTGTAG
- the asnB gene encoding asparagine synthase (glutamine-hydrolyzing): MCGICGMVALEASEPPPREAVAAMVAHLARRGPDGAWIEGQGTALFGVTRLAIRALDAGRQPLVDPATGVMLACNGEIDNHRELRDWLAARGRSVEPDGDIAVLPGLYLELGDAFLERVRGVFALALWDPRRGKLLLARDRAGERPLFFARARGTVVFASQVAALAAGLPQVPAPDHAALCRYLQLGHFPAPDSPFAAMHKVGPGELVLLEPGGLTRVRYWRWRGTRQPKMGGDPTRTFDAVLQEAVARQSEVDVKVGVFLSGGVDSSLVAATARRLRPDQPLTAYGLRFREASYDEGPFAERVADYLGIDYVPVWVEPEAIPPLLSELIASCGEPLADPAWVPTALLARRASRDIRLALVGEGADELFGGYPTYSGAWLAGYYARLPAGVRALFRRLVERWPVSDKKVTLSFLLKRFVQGERLDPLSRHRLWTASIPPAVLERLGIAPHASPWQAPPGEGLLDRLQRYDLEGPLAEGLLTKADRAGMLFAVELRAPFLDQAVLEFAATLPAQERVRGLATKVFLKRYALRQLPRDIVHRRKRGLSVPLAVWLRGPLQDWAMAALSRPGLEEAFGLRRQAALQLLEEHRRRTADHARSLWALIVFSEWWAFAQRAAAEPRRWPDHPPASQRSSAASRSGVPMSIQKPS, translated from the coding sequence ATGTGCGGCATCTGCGGCATGGTGGCCCTCGAGGCGTCTGAGCCACCCCCGCGGGAGGCGGTGGCCGCCATGGTGGCCCACCTGGCGCGGCGCGGTCCAGACGGGGCTTGGATCGAGGGCCAGGGGACCGCGCTGTTCGGCGTGACCCGTTTGGCGATCCGGGCCCTCGACGCCGGCCGCCAGCCGCTGGTGGATCCGGCCACCGGGGTGATGCTGGCGTGCAACGGGGAGATCGACAATCACCGGGAATTGCGCGATTGGCTCGCGGCCCGCGGCCGCTCGGTGGAACCGGATGGCGATATCGCCGTGCTGCCGGGGCTCTATCTGGAACTGGGCGACGCCTTCCTAGAGCGGGTGCGCGGGGTGTTCGCCCTGGCGCTATGGGACCCGCGCCGGGGCAAGCTGCTCCTGGCCCGAGACCGGGCCGGGGAACGGCCGCTGTTCTTCGCCCGAGCCCGGGGTACCGTGGTGTTTGCCTCCCAGGTTGCCGCCCTGGCCGCTGGTCTGCCGCAGGTGCCGGCGCCGGACCACGCCGCCCTGTGCCGCTATCTCCAGCTCGGCCATTTCCCGGCGCCGGACAGTCCGTTTGCGGCCATGCACAAGGTCGGTCCGGGCGAGTTGGTGCTGCTCGAGCCGGGCGGCCTAACGCGCGTTCGGTACTGGCGCTGGCGCGGGACCCGCCAGCCGAAGATGGGGGGAGACCCGACCCGCACCTTCGACGCCGTGCTGCAGGAAGCGGTGGCGCGGCAGAGCGAGGTGGACGTGAAGGTCGGGGTGTTCCTGAGCGGTGGGGTGGATTCGTCCTTGGTCGCCGCGACCGCGCGCCGGTTGCGCCCGGACCAACCGCTGACCGCCTACGGCCTCAGGTTTCGGGAAGCCTCCTACGATGAAGGTCCCTTTGCCGAGCGGGTGGCCGACTACCTCGGCATCGACTACGTGCCGGTGTGGGTGGAGCCGGAGGCCATTCCGCCGCTGCTGTCCGAGCTGATCGCCAGCTGCGGCGAGCCCCTCGCCGATCCCGCCTGGGTGCCCACCGCGCTCCTGGCCCGGCGCGCCAGCCGGGACATCCGCCTGGCCCTGGTGGGGGAGGGCGCCGACGAGCTGTTCGGCGGCTATCCCACTTACTCGGGTGCCTGGCTAGCGGGCTACTATGCCCGCCTGCCGGCGGGGGTGCGGGCCCTGTTCCGCCGGCTGGTGGAACGGTGGCCGGTGAGCGACAAGAAGGTGACGCTGTCGTTCCTGCTCAAGCGTTTCGTGCAGGGCGAGCGGCTCGACCCGCTGAGCCGGCACCGGCTGTGGACCGCCAGTATCCCGCCGGCGGTCCTGGAGCGCCTGGGCATCGCACCACACGCCTCGCCCTGGCAGGCCCCGCCCGGGGAGGGGTTGTTGGACCGGCTGCAGCGCTACGATTTGGAAGGTCCCCTGGCGGAGGGCCTGTTGACCAAGGCGGACCGGGCCGGGATGCTGTTCGCGGTGGAGTTGCGGGCACCCTTCCTGGACCAGGCGGTTCTGGAGTTCGCCGCCACCCTGCCGGCGCAGGAACGGGTGCGCGGTTTGGCGACCAAGGTGTTCCTGAAGCGCTATGCCCTGCGCCAACTGCCCAGGGACATCGTGCACCGCCGCAAGCGCGGCCTGTCGGTGCCGCTTGCCGTGTGGTTGCGTGGGCCGCTGCAGGACTGGGCGATGGCCGCCCTGTCGCGCCCCGGGCTGGAAGAGGCCTTTGGCCTGCGGCGCCAGGCCGCCCTGCAGTTGTTGGAAGAACACCGCCGCCGCACGGCGGATCATGCCCGCAGCCTGTGGGCGTTGATCGTGTTCAGCGAATGGTGGGCGTTCGCCCAGCGGGCGGCGGCAGAACCCCGGCGCTGGCCGGATCACCCGCCGGCCAGCCAGCGCTCGAGCGCGGCCAGCCGCTCCGGGGTGCCGATGTCCATCCAGAAGCCTTCGTAA
- a CDS encoding aminoglycoside phosphotransferase family protein, whose product MPPDQRLAALLAWLRQVLGQPLDGLEPASSDASFRRYFRAWRDGRSFIAMDAPPPREDLRTFLSVAALLRSVGLRTPEVYAADEENGFALLSDFGTRRYLDCLDDQSAGQLYGDALAALMKLQSGLDPAASGLPGYGERLLWSELETFREWFLGRWLGLELEAREARLLDQTWRLLIESALEQPRVCVHRDYHSRNLMVIGQGNPGVLDFQDAVVGPLTYDLVSLLRDCYVGWPAAWVDAWLDGYRTALREAGLLDDRGVERFRRWFDLMGMQRHLKAAGLFARLRLRDGKPGYLKDIPRTLRYVLEAGAGYASLAPFLDFLDRRVMPRLLEAGGR is encoded by the coding sequence ATGCCTCCCGATCAGCGTTTGGCGGCCCTGCTCGCCTGGTTGCGGCAGGTGCTCGGCCAGCCCTTGGACGGCCTTGAGCCGGCCTCCTCGGACGCCAGTTTTCGCCGCTATTTTCGTGCCTGGCGCGACGGCCGCTCGTTCATCGCGATGGACGCGCCACCGCCGCGGGAGGACCTCCGCACCTTCCTGTCCGTGGCCGCCTTGCTGCGCAGCGTGGGCCTTAGAACTCCGGAGGTGTACGCCGCCGACGAGGAAAACGGCTTCGCCCTCCTCAGCGACTTTGGAACACGACGCTATCTGGATTGCCTGGACGACCAATCCGCCGGCCAGTTGTACGGCGATGCGCTGGCCGCCCTGATGAAACTGCAATCCGGCCTGGACCCAGCGGCATCAGGGCTGCCCGGTTACGGGGAACGGCTGTTGTGGAGCGAACTGGAAACCTTCCGGGAGTGGTTCCTGGGACGCTGGCTGGGCCTGGAGCTTGAAGCCAGGGAAGCTAGGCTGTTGGATCAGACCTGGCGGCTCCTGATCGAATCGGCGCTGGAGCAACCCCGGGTCTGTGTGCATCGGGACTACCATTCGCGGAATCTCATGGTGATCGGACAGGGGAATCCCGGGGTGTTGGATTTCCAGGACGCCGTGGTGGGACCCTTGACCTATGACCTGGTCTCGCTGTTGCGGGATTGTTACGTCGGCTGGCCCGCAGCCTGGGTGGATGCCTGGCTGGACGGCTACCGGACCGCCCTCAGGGAAGCCGGGCTGCTGGACGATCGGGGCGTCGAGCGGTTCCGGCGCTGGTTCGATCTCATGGGCATGCAACGCCACCTCAAGGCCGCCGGGTTGTTCGCCCGGCTCCGCCTCAGGGACGGCAAGCCCGGTTACCTCAAGGACATTCCCCGCACCCTCCGCTACGTGCTCGAAGCCGGTGCCGGCTACGCCAGCTTGGCGCCGTTCCTGGACTTCCTGGACCGGCGGGTGATGCCTAGGCTCTTGGAGGCCGGGGGGCGATGA
- the murU gene encoding N-acetylmuramate alpha-1-phosphate uridylyltransferase MurU translates to MKAMILAAGRGERLRPLTDHTPKPLLPAGGRPLIEHLLVALATAGFRDIVINTAHLGYQIEERLGAGERFGVRIRYSREGTALETGGGIHRALPLLGEEPFLVINGDIATDFPFNRLPASPDGLAHLVLVPNPPHHPGGDFALAGGRVLTSGPSRHTFSGIGVYRPELFRGLEDGRFALAPLLRAAMAAGKVSGELYEGFWMDIGTPERLAALERWLAGG, encoded by the coding sequence ATGAAGGCGATGATCCTGGCGGCGGGCCGGGGCGAGCGCCTGCGCCCGCTGACCGACCACACCCCCAAACCCCTGCTGCCGGCCGGCGGCCGGCCGCTGATCGAGCACCTGCTGGTGGCCCTGGCAACCGCCGGATTCCGCGACATCGTGATCAACACCGCCCATCTCGGCTACCAGATCGAGGAGCGTCTGGGCGCAGGGGAGCGGTTCGGCGTTCGGATCCGCTACTCCCGGGAAGGCACAGCGCTCGAAACCGGCGGGGGCATCCACCGCGCCCTGCCGCTCCTGGGCGAGGAGCCGTTCCTGGTGATCAACGGCGACATCGCCACCGATTTCCCCTTCAACCGCTTGCCCGCCTCCCCGGACGGGCTGGCCCATTTGGTCCTGGTCCCCAATCCGCCCCATCACCCCGGTGGGGATTTCGCCCTGGCTGGGGGACGCGTGCTCACGAGCGGACCCTCACGCCATACCTTCAGCGGCATCGGCGTGTATCGGCCGGAACTGTTCCGGGGCTTGGAAGACGGTCGGTTCGCCCTCGCCCCGCTGCTCCGGGCGGCCATGGCGGCGGGGAAGGTGAGTGGGGAGCTTTACGAAGGCTTCTGGATGGACATCGGCACCCCGGAGCGGCTGGCCGCGCTCGAGCGCTGGCTGGCCGGCGGGTGA
- a CDS encoding LPS-assembly protein LptD → MPPLRVKPAPEKSPGWHCRPGEGEGPERGWDCSLVGPDPRGMAREVREGEEASDWADASTITRGDEERFRRMASLLPADPWKNACAGKRQTGPMREFLLTPEEQQAREKAPLEIRSNYFEMLENEVANFSGSAEMVQADRKLWGDFVTRDTVTNTVNAHGNVLYQEKGYALSSDTGFLDTDTSRGVFRNTQFILSTIPARGTSRLTHLDSATLSRYQKFTYTACPPGNTDWLLHASHVKLNKETGVGTARNAWLEFHDVPLLWAPYFRFPIDDRRQTGFLTPSLAATKVGGVDLQVPYYFNLAPNYDWTVTPRYLTRRGFLLRNEFRYLTEMTRGQLLADIMPHDEQTKTTRGQLGFLNNTRFSENLIAHVDANYVSDNRYLYQLGSALSLVNWANIPSQAYLRYTGSNYLFQTTANYYQTIDPLIPPQAKPYFNLPQFLFAYNHALLDTGVLFDGQVQLDNFETTGTQKTTGQRLKLRPRLYYPFQVAGGFITPSVSLLHNQYWLQNPEYWGQATQTATRAQEQFTVPILSLDSGAYFDRDFQWGETPMLQTLEPRLFYLYIPRAKQDNIPVFDSSQYDFTYYQLFRENRFTGSDRVGDANQLSLAMTTRLIDQASGRERLRASLGNALYFQDRQVTLIGPPLPSQLQSTSNLISEIYANLTDDWSLHIGGQYSPERSQIDRGLVSLQYNNRQNQLLNVAYRYRRDQYTLTCVKNATSLSLVTTGCLDLADVSFRLPIAEGWHAIGRWQYSILDNATLESFAGIERETCCWRFTLLARRYINNANKPVDGQYQYNNGVFVQLELKGLTRLGDQVDRFLERSVSGYRFFPTH, encoded by the coding sequence GTGCCGCCGTTGCGGGTCAAGCCGGCGCCGGAGAAGAGCCCCGGCTGGCATTGCCGACCCGGGGAGGGGGAAGGCCCGGAGCGGGGCTGGGACTGCTCCCTGGTGGGGCCGGATCCCCGGGGCATGGCACGGGAGGTACGGGAAGGCGAGGAGGCGTCCGACTGGGCGGATGCCTCCACCATCACCCGGGGCGACGAGGAACGGTTTCGGCGCATGGCTAGCCTATTGCCCGCCGACCCCTGGAAAAATGCCTGCGCCGGCAAGCGGCAAACCGGCCCGATGAGGGAATTTTTGCTCACCCCGGAGGAGCAGCAGGCGCGGGAAAAGGCCCCCTTGGAAATCCGCTCCAATTATTTCGAGATGCTGGAAAATGAGGTCGCCAACTTTTCCGGATCGGCCGAAATGGTCCAGGCCGACCGCAAGCTGTGGGGGGATTTCGTGACCCGGGATACGGTGACCAATACTGTCAATGCCCATGGCAACGTGCTGTATCAAGAAAAGGGTTATGCCCTGTCCAGCGATACCGGTTTTCTCGACACCGATACCAGCCGTGGGGTATTCCGTAATACCCAGTTCATCCTGTCGACCATCCCCGCCCGCGGCACCTCGCGCCTGACCCACCTGGACAGCGCTACCCTGTCCCGCTATCAGAAATTCACCTATACCGCCTGCCCGCCCGGGAATACCGATTGGCTGCTGCATGCCTCCCATGTCAAGCTCAACAAGGAAACCGGGGTCGGCACGGCCCGCAACGCCTGGCTGGAATTCCACGACGTGCCCCTGTTGTGGGCGCCCTATTTCCGTTTTCCCATCGATGACCGGCGCCAAACCGGATTTTTGACTCCATCGCTGGCGGCCACCAAGGTGGGCGGGGTCGATTTGCAAGTGCCCTATTATTTCAATTTGGCACCCAATTACGACTGGACCGTCACGCCCCGTTACCTCACCCGGCGCGGGTTCTTGCTGCGCAACGAATTCCGCTATCTGACGGAGATGACCCGGGGCCAGCTCCTAGCCGACATCATGCCCCACGACGAACAGACCAAAACTACCCGCGGCCAGCTCGGGTTCCTCAACAACACGCGCTTCTCGGAAAATCTCATCGCCCATGTGGATGCTAATTATGTTTCCGACAACCGCTACCTCTATCAGCTCGGCAGCGCCCTGAGCCTGGTCAATTGGGCGAATATCCCAAGTCAGGCTTATCTAAGATATACGGGAAGCAATTATCTCTTCCAAACCACGGCGAATTATTATCAGACCATCGATCCGCTGATACCGCCGCAGGCCAAGCCTTATTTCAATTTGCCGCAGTTTCTATTTGCCTATAATCATGCGCTTCTCGATACCGGCGTGCTGTTCGACGGTCAGGTGCAGCTGGACAATTTCGAAACCACGGGCACTCAAAAAACCACCGGCCAGCGCTTGAAGTTGCGGCCGCGCCTGTATTATCCGTTCCAGGTCGCTGGCGGCTTCATCACGCCCAGCGTGAGCTTGTTGCACAACCAGTACTGGCTGCAAAACCCGGAGTATTGGGGACAGGCGACCCAGACTGCCACCCGGGCCCAGGAACAGTTTACCGTCCCGATCCTGTCCCTGGACAGCGGGGCTTACTTCGACCGCGATTTCCAGTGGGGAGAAACCCCCATGCTGCAAACCTTGGAGCCCCGCCTGTTCTATCTCTATATCCCACGGGCAAAACAAGACAACATTCCTGTATTTGATTCTTCCCAGTATGATTTCACTTATTACCAATTATTTCGCGAGAACCGGTTCACCGGCAGCGACCGGGTGGGGGATGCCAACCAGCTGAGTTTGGCCATGACGACCCGCCTGATCGACCAGGCCAGCGGGCGAGAGCGGCTTCGGGCCAGCCTTGGCAACGCGCTCTATTTTCAGGATCGTCAGGTGACCCTAATCGGGCCGCCTTTGCCCAGCCAACTCCAGAGCACCTCCAACCTCATTTCGGAAATCTATGCCAATCTGACCGATGACTGGTCGCTCCATATCGGCGGCCAGTACAGTCCGGAGCGCAGCCAGATCGACCGGGGACTGGTATCCCTGCAGTACAACAACCGGCAAAATCAGCTGCTCAATGTCGCCTATCGCTACCGTCGCGATCAGTACACCCTCACCTGCGTGAAGAACGCCACCTCCTTAAGCCTGGTGACCACCGGTTGCCTCGACCTGGCCGACGTCTCGTTCCGCCTCCCCATCGCCGAAGGTTGGCATGCCATCGGCCGTTGGCAGTACTCGATCCTGGATAACGCCACCCTGGAAAGCTTCGCCGGCATCGAGCGGGAGACCTGCTGCTGGCGGTTCACCCTGCTGGCGCGCCGCTACATCAACAATGCGAATAAACCCGTGGACGGCCAATATCAATACAACAACGGCGTCTTCGTGCAGCTGGAGCTGAAGGGGTTGACCCGACTCGGCGATCAGGTGGACCGGTTCCTGGAACGGAGTGTCAGCGGTTACCGCTTCTTTCCGACCCATTGA
- the argH gene encoding argininosuccinate lyase encodes MSSDQKPWSGRFTESTDAFVESFTASVGFDRRLARHDIQGSIAHATMLARIGVLSERELKALVEGLETIRGEIERGEFPWSVELEDVHMNIEARLTERLGEVGKKLHTGRSRNDQVATDLRLYLREEIDRLQGELRRLQRALLDLAEREADTIMPGFTHLQVAQPITFGHHLMAWFEMLARDRARLTDCRRRVNRMPLGAAALAGTSFPLDRHYTAELLGFEAPAANSLDAVADRDFAIEFAACASLVMMHLSRFSEELILWASAPFGFVELPDAFCTGSSIMPQKKNPDLPELVRGKSGRVFGHLLGLLVLMKGQPLAYNKDNQEDKEPLFDTVDTLKDCLRAFADLVPKLQVRREAMYQAARKGYATATDLADYLVRKGVPFRDAHEIVGRAVRLAIDTGRDLAELSLAELRQWCPAIEADVFELLTLEGSVRARAHFGGTAPDRVRDAIRQAREQLGEDSEA; translated from the coding sequence ATGAGCAGCGATCAAAAGCCCTGGTCCGGCCGTTTCACGGAAAGCACCGACGCGTTCGTGGAAAGCTTCACCGCCTCGGTCGGCTTCGACCGGCGCCTGGCCCGGCACGACATCCAAGGTTCCATCGCCCACGCCACCATGCTGGCCCGCATCGGGGTGCTGTCCGAGCGGGAGTTGAAGGCCCTCGTCGAGGGGTTGGAGACGATCCGGGGAGAGATCGAGCGGGGCGAGTTTCCCTGGTCGGTGGAGCTCGAAGACGTGCACATGAACATCGAGGCGCGCCTCACCGAGCGGCTCGGCGAGGTGGGCAAGAAGCTGCACACCGGCCGCTCCCGCAACGACCAGGTGGCGACCGACCTCCGCCTGTATCTGCGCGAGGAGATCGACCGCCTCCAGGGCGAGCTCCGGCGCCTACAGCGGGCCCTCCTGGACCTGGCGGAGCGGGAGGCGGACACCATCATGCCGGGCTTCACCCACCTGCAGGTGGCCCAACCCATCACCTTCGGCCATCATCTCATGGCCTGGTTCGAGATGCTGGCGCGCGACCGCGCGCGCCTTACCGACTGCCGCCGGCGCGTCAACCGCATGCCCCTAGGCGCCGCCGCCCTGGCCGGCACCAGCTTCCCGCTGGATCGGCACTATACCGCCGAGCTGCTGGGCTTCGAAGCCCCGGCGGCCAATTCGCTGGACGCCGTCGCCGACCGGGATTTCGCCATCGAGTTCGCCGCCTGCGCCAGCCTTGTCATGATGCACCTGTCGCGATTTTCCGAGGAGCTGATTCTGTGGGCCTCGGCGCCCTTCGGCTTCGTGGAACTGCCGGACGCCTTTTGCACCGGCTCCTCCATCATGCCGCAGAAAAAGAACCCGGACCTGCCGGAACTGGTGCGCGGCAAATCGGGGCGGGTGTTCGGGCACTTGCTAGGGCTGTTGGTGCTCATGAAGGGCCAGCCCCTGGCCTACAACAAGGACAACCAGGAAGACAAGGAACCGCTGTTCGATACCGTCGATACCCTCAAGGATTGCCTACGCGCCTTCGCCGACCTGGTGCCCAAGCTCCAGGTCCGGCGCGAGGCCATGTACCAAGCGGCTCGCAAGGGTTATGCCACCGCCACCGATTTGGCCGATTACCTGGTGCGCAAAGGGGTCCCGTTCCGCGATGCCCATGAGATCGTCGGCCGGGCGGTCCGTCTAGCAATCGACACCGGGCGCGACCTGGCGGAGCTATCCCTGGCCGAGCTGCGGCAGTGGTGCCCGGCGATCGAGGCGGACGTGTTCGAGTTGTTGACCCTGGAGGGTTCGGTACGGGCCCGCGCCCACTTCGGCGGCACCGCCCCGGACCGGGTTCGGGACGCCATCCGGCAAGCCCGAGAACAGCTGGGCGAGGACTCCGAAGCGTGA
- a CDS encoding glycosyltransferase family 39 protein, translated as MAFFPEPDAGTAKAGAWDCRARQGLVLVAFGVAAWAVFAHLGDFPLLAPDEGRNAEVAREMREQGAWLVPTYNGAVYLDKPAFFFKIVALSLALLGESEIAARLPSALFGFGLLLMLYGFCRRAYGELTAALAVAIVAATPLYMAFARIVIFDMTLAFFVSGSVFLAFMAEEWEGRARALGHGAAALMGGIATLVKGPVGFVIPLLVMTVYLWSEGRGDAIKRLFAPRNGALFLAVVLPWFLGLSLVHPDFPYYGIVKESLARFATGEFHRTQPFYFYGLVIAGGGFAWSLLLPEALAAAWRARRGWLAADRLFMVWALVVVGFFSLSQSKLPGYVLTALVALGALNARVFARALEDAGSRAARIVAHGSLALALVAAAAALVALALDLEPAWIPGLRLKPPLREAFGPVLPTLAASLGGVALLAGLAYRLRNPRWALAAFLIAPLLLVTADFELLPRHAALKSGYGLAERLLPSLSPDTELACLNCLPNGVPFYLKRLVTVISDQGKEFTSNYLQFSLARGGPRPERLVPAAELSRWLASRDHPTLLLGRSDQRPRLAEIAARYRAELRELGYGYWAVPLPPTAR; from the coding sequence ATGGCTTTCTTTCCCGAACCCGACGCCGGCACCGCAAAGGCTGGGGCGTGGGATTGCCGCGCCCGGCAGGGGCTGGTCTTGGTCGCCTTCGGGGTGGCGGCCTGGGCGGTATTCGCCCACCTCGGCGATTTTCCGCTGCTGGCGCCCGACGAGGGCCGCAACGCCGAGGTGGCGCGGGAAATGCGGGAGCAAGGCGCCTGGCTGGTGCCTACCTACAACGGGGCCGTGTATCTCGACAAACCGGCCTTTTTTTTCAAGATCGTGGCGCTGTCGCTGGCGCTTTTGGGGGAATCGGAGATCGCCGCCCGCCTGCCCTCCGCGCTGTTCGGGTTCGGCCTGTTGTTGATGCTGTACGGGTTCTGCCGGCGCGCCTACGGAGAGCTCACCGCCGCCCTGGCGGTGGCGATCGTGGCGGCGACCCCGCTGTACATGGCCTTTGCCCGGATCGTCATTTTCGACATGACCTTGGCGTTCTTCGTCTCTGGGTCGGTGTTCTTGGCCTTTATGGCCGAGGAGTGGGAGGGCAGGGCGCGCGCCCTCGGGCATGGGGCGGCGGCCCTGATGGGGGGGATCGCGACCCTGGTCAAGGGCCCGGTAGGGTTCGTGATCCCGCTCCTGGTCATGACCGTCTACCTGTGGAGCGAAGGCCGTGGCGACGCCATCAAGCGCCTGTTCGCGCCCCGCAACGGCGCGCTGTTCCTGGCCGTGGTGCTGCCCTGGTTTCTGGGATTGTCCCTGGTGCATCCCGATTTCCCCTATTACGGGATCGTGAAGGAATCCCTCGCCCGGTTCGCGACCGGCGAGTTCCACCGTACCCAGCCGTTTTATTTCTATGGGCTGGTCATCGCGGGTGGCGGCTTCGCCTGGAGCCTGCTCCTGCCGGAGGCCCTGGCGGCCGCTTGGCGGGCCCGCCGCGGTTGGCTGGCGGCGGATCGTCTGTTCATGGTATGGGCGTTGGTGGTGGTGGGGTTCTTTTCCCTGTCCCAATCGAAGCTGCCGGGCTACGTCCTCACCGCCTTGGTGGCGCTGGGGGCGCTGAACGCCCGGGTGTTCGCCCGGGCACTGGAGGATGCCGGGAGCCGGGCGGCCCGCATCGTCGCCCACGGCAGCTTAGCCCTGGCGCTGGTGGCAGCTGCGGCCGCCCTGGTGGCGCTGGCGCTGGACCTGGAACCCGCCTGGATTCCAGGGCTGCGGCTCAAGCCGCCGTTGCGCGAAGCCTTCGGCCCGGTGCTACCGACCTTGGCAGCGTCCCTGGGCGGCGTCGCCCTGCTCGCCGGGCTGGCCTATCGTCTGCGGAATCCGCGCTGGGCGCTGGCCGCGTTCCTGATCGCCCCGTTGCTCCTGGTGACCGCCGACTTCGAGCTGCTACCCCGCCATGCGGCGCTGAAATCCGGGTATGGCCTGGCCGAGCGGTTGCTGCCATCGCTCTCCCCGGATACCGAGCTGGCCTGCCTAAACTGCCTGCCCAACGGGGTGCCGTTCTATCTCAAGCGCCTGGTAACCGTCATCAGCGACCAAGGCAAGGAATTCACCAGCAACTATCTGCAGTTTTCCCTGGCCCGCGGCGGGCCCCGGCCGGAGCGGCTGGTGCCGGCTGCGGAGCTGTCCCGGTGGTTGGCTAGCCGCGACCACCCGACGTTGCTCCTAGGGCGCAGCGATCAGCGCCCGAGGCTGGCGGAGATCGCCGCCCGCTACCGCGCCGAGCTGCGGGAGCTGGGCTACGGTTACTGGGCCGTCCCGTTGCCGCCCACGGCGCGCTGA